One stretch of Sphingomonas rosea DNA includes these proteins:
- a CDS encoding LacI family DNA-binding transcriptional regulator, with protein sequence MSPTRTSDQPPVRTLSDLAKIAGVSAGTVSRALAGNSLVNDATRDRIVALARAHGFRPNQMASSLRRQKTDVIGIVIPLGHDQRQQISDAFFMTLLGHLADALTERGYDLMLRRVLPDRDEDWLDRFIGSGMIDGVIVIGQSDQLERIEEAAANFRPMVVWGDHAQGQQHCVVGTDNRLGGKLAAERLIAGGARHIYFLGDVSAVEFAARFAGATDAAEGHGVAITPLTNHLSADRLEAEVAGNLDRPLGPGDAIFAASDMLAVAALARLRTRGIDVPGTVKVIGFDDLPFAAQTSPPLTTIRQDIRAGAFAMVDRLMRRLDGADAPSIVLPPTLVERGTA encoded by the coding sequence GTGAGCCCGACCCGAACCAGCGACCAGCCCCCCGTCCGCACGCTGAGCGATCTTGCCAAGATCGCCGGCGTGTCGGCGGGCACGGTCAGCCGGGCGCTCGCGGGCAACAGCCTCGTCAACGACGCCACCCGTGACCGCATCGTCGCGCTCGCCCGTGCCCATGGCTTCCGCCCCAACCAGATGGCGAGCAGCCTCCGCCGGCAAAAGACCGACGTCATCGGGATCGTGATCCCGCTCGGGCACGACCAGCGCCAGCAGATCAGCGATGCCTTCTTCATGACCTTGCTCGGCCATCTCGCCGACGCGCTCACCGAACGCGGCTACGACCTCATGCTCCGCCGCGTGTTGCCCGACCGCGACGAGGACTGGCTAGACCGCTTCATCGGCTCGGGGATGATCGACGGCGTGATCGTGATCGGCCAGTCCGACCAGCTCGAGCGGATCGAGGAAGCCGCCGCGAACTTCCGTCCGATGGTGGTGTGGGGCGACCATGCGCAGGGTCAGCAGCATTGTGTCGTCGGCACCGACAACCGGCTCGGCGGGAAGCTGGCAGCCGAGCGCCTGATCGCGGGCGGCGCGCGCCACATCTATTTCCTGGGCGACGTCTCCGCGGTCGAGTTCGCCGCGCGCTTCGCCGGGGCGACTGACGCCGCCGAAGGCCACGGCGTCGCGATCACCCCGCTCACCAACCACCTTTCGGCCGACCGGCTCGAGGCCGAGGTCGCCGGCAATCTCGACCGGCCGCTCGGCCCCGGCGACGCCATCTTCGCCGCCAGCGACATGCTCGCGGTCGCGGCGCTCGCACGGCTCCGGACACGCGGCATCGACGTCCCCGGGACGGTCAAGGTGATCGGTTTCGACGACCTGCCCTTTGCCGCCCAGACCTCGCCGCCGCTGACGACCATCCGCCAGGACATTCGCGCGGGTGCCTTCGCCATGGTCGACCGCCTGATGCGCCGCCTCGACGGCGCGGATGCGCCGAGCATCGTCCTTCCCCCGACGCTGGTCGAGCGGGGAACCGCCTGA
- a CDS encoding SulP family inorganic anion transporter — translation MTILSARLRQQWLGGNASPRHELLAGIVVALALIPEAIGFSIIAGVDPRVGLYASVAIAMVVAFTGGRPGMISAATAAVAVLVGPLVREHGVEYLFAATILMGLIQIVAGLARLDLLMQFVSRSVITGFVNALAILIFMAQLPQLTNVTWQAYAMVAGGLAIIYLLPRLTRAVPSPLVAILFLSVISIATGAPVNSVGDMGQLPEGLPSFALPDVPLTLETLRIILPYSLAMAAVGLLESLLTAQIVDDMTHSDSDKRRECGGQGAANIAAALVGGMGGCAMIGQSVINVTSGGRGRLSTFTAGAFLLFLLAVLGPFVGQIPMPALVAVMIMVSIGTFSWNSIPNLRHHPWPSSVVMLTTVVVVVATHDLSMGVLAGVLLSGIFFAGKVQRLFAVERTISSDGYTATYRVSGQIFFASVDRFVRAFQVEESAPNILIDMTAAHFWDISAVGALDKVIARLRREGRTVETIGVNRASANLVSRFALHDKTGVEIGVVPH, via the coding sequence ATGACCATCCTTTCTGCTCGCCTTCGCCAGCAATGGCTCGGCGGCAACGCCTCCCCCCGGCACGAGCTGCTTGCCGGGATCGTGGTCGCGCTCGCACTGATCCCCGAAGCCATCGGCTTCTCGATCATCGCCGGGGTCGATCCGCGCGTCGGCCTCTACGCGTCCGTGGCGATCGCCATGGTGGTCGCCTTCACCGGCGGACGCCCGGGCATGATTTCCGCCGCGACGGCCGCCGTCGCCGTGCTCGTCGGACCGCTCGTTCGCGAGCACGGCGTCGAGTATCTGTTCGCGGCGACGATCCTGATGGGGCTCATCCAGATCGTCGCCGGCCTGGCCCGGCTCGACCTGCTGATGCAGTTCGTGTCGCGCTCGGTCATCACCGGCTTCGTCAACGCCCTCGCGATCCTGATCTTCATGGCGCAGCTGCCGCAGCTGACGAACGTGACGTGGCAGGCTTATGCGATGGTCGCCGGCGGGCTGGCCATCATCTACCTTCTCCCGCGCCTCACCAGGGCCGTTCCGTCGCCACTGGTCGCCATCCTGTTCCTGTCGGTCATCTCGATCGCGACCGGAGCGCCGGTCAACAGTGTCGGTGACATGGGGCAACTGCCCGAAGGCCTGCCGAGCTTCGCCCTTCCCGACGTACCGCTGACGCTCGAGACCCTCCGGATCATCCTGCCCTATTCGCTGGCGATGGCGGCAGTGGGGCTCCTCGAGTCGCTGCTGACGGCGCAGATCGTCGATGACATGACCCACAGCGACAGCGACAAGCGCCGCGAGTGCGGCGGGCAGGGCGCCGCCAATATCGCGGCCGCGCTCGTCGGCGGCATGGGCGGCTGCGCGATGATCGGCCAGTCGGTCATCAACGTCACCTCCGGCGGGCGAGGCCGCCTGTCGACCTTCACCGCCGGCGCATTCCTCCTGTTCCTGCTCGCCGTATTGGGGCCGTTCGTCGGACAAATCCCGATGCCCGCGCTGGTCGCGGTCATGATCATGGTGTCGATCGGGACGTTCAGCTGGAATTCGATTCCCAACCTCCGTCATCACCCCTGGCCATCGTCGGTGGTGATGCTGACGACGGTGGTCGTGGTGGTCGCGACGCACGACCTGTCGATGGGCGTGCTCGCGGGTGTGCTGCTGTCAGGCATCTTCTTTGCCGGCAAGGTGCAGCGCCTGTTCGCGGTCGAGCGGACCATTTCCTCGGACGGGTACACCGCCACTTACCGGGTCTCGGGCCAGATCTTCTTCGCGTCGGTGGATCGCTTCGTCCGCGCTTTCCAGGTAGAGGAGAGCGCGCCGAATATCCTCATCGACATGACGGCCGCGCATTTCTGGGACATCTCGGCCGTCGGCGCGCTGGACAAGGTCATCGCGCGCCTGCGCCGCGAGGGCCGGACCGTCGAGACGATTGGCGTCAACCGGGCCAGTGCGAACCTCGTCAGCCGGTTCGCGCTGCACGACAAGACGGGGGTCGAGATCGGCGTCGTGCCGCACTGA